From Candidatus Syntrophoarchaeum caldarius, the proteins below share one genomic window:
- a CDS encoding membrane protein, translated as MEMKKLAAIGILALLLLSVFTAVSMTSVMGDTTPLPPNKFYGNVTLNGTDAPIETVVSAYIDGELRGSTTVTTEGKYGDNLNYLIVNGSAADIGSTIVFYVNGVRANETATWQNMEPPRKLDLGAAGESEPTDEPTPEPTEEPTLSPTATESGGTGPGGGGGGGSGPTDSDGDGIPDIDEMSGCTDPDNPDTDGDGLNDFEETVKGADGWITDPCDPDTDGDGVWDGKDAYPLDSTRSTIEEVTATATEPPAATEEATPEPPEPTPGEEQGAVSWYMIIGAIVLILIGLVLVYLYMQRE; from the coding sequence ATGGAAATGAAAAAACTTGCAGCGATTGGCATACTGGCACTACTCTTACTCTCAGTCTTCACAGCGGTATCGATGACATCGGTGATGGGTGATACAACACCATTGCCCCCAAACAAGTTCTATGGTAATGTAACTTTGAACGGTACCGATGCTCCAATCGAGACAGTAGTAAGCGCGTACATCGATGGTGAGCTTCGTGGAAGTACCACGGTCACGACAGAAGGGAAGTATGGTGATAATCTCAACTATCTTATAGTAAATGGCAGTGCAGCAGATATCGGCTCAACGATCGTCTTCTACGTCAATGGTGTTCGTGCAAATGAGACTGCCACATGGCAGAACATGGAACCACCGAGAAAGCTTGACCTTGGTGCAGCAGGTGAGTCAGAACCGACAGATGAGCCCACTCCTGAGCCGACTGAAGAACCAACTCTTTCACCAACTGCCACCGAATCAGGTGGAACTGGTCCAGGTGGAGGAGGTGGAGGCGGAAGCGGCCCCACTGACTCGGACGGTGATGGTATTCCAGATATAGATGAAATGAGTGGCTGCACAGACCCGGACAACCCTGACACTGATGGAGATGGTCTCAATGACTTTGAAGAAACTGTTAAAGGCGCAGATGGCTGGATAACCGATCCATGTGATCCTGATACCGATGGTGACGGTGTATGGGATGGCAAAGATGCGTATCCGCTTGATTCAACAAGGTCTACGATAGAAGAAGTGACCGCAACAGCAACCGAGCCACCAGCAGCAACCGAGGAAGCCACACCAGAACCACCAGAACCAACACCAGGCGAAGAGCAGGGTGCTGTTAGCTGGTACATGATCATCGGTGCGATCGTACTGATACTGATCGGGCTTGTACTGGTCTATCTGTACATGCAGAGGGAGTGA
- a CDS encoding cohesin domain-containing protein, whose translation MKTMKARMTGAGFAALLLIFSLFATISVSTVTAAGPEVYVNPALTEDLCPGDTFTVTVEVDSDTFNLRAVQLDLVYDTTKFQVNGATVEDDLFGAGNYLDLSDLTDDGELNLAIASTNPPYGPESGTLVTVEFEVKAGVPDNTYALDLQNVVLKDENNDDIPGVTVTDGAAEVDCGAPPAGPEVYVNPALTEDLCPGDTFTVTVEVDSDTFNLRAVQLDLVYDTTKFQVNGATVEDDLFGAGNYLDLSDLTDDGELNLAIASTNPPYGPESGTLVTVEFEVKAGVPDNTYALDLQNVVLKDENNDDIPGVTVTDGAAEVDCGAPPAGPEVYVNPALTEDLCPGDTFTVTVEVDSDTFNLRAVQLDLVYNPAVLQVNTITENGLFATYLTEPGSGDDGAGTIHYGMSSTEGTYTPSAGTFITVEFEVLPGAPDATYALDLQNVVLKDENNDDIPGVTVTDGAAEVYCVDNPPIPDITEPADGAELCPDDQVTISVVDLSGEGDIVSTVIEYYYDADCNGVADDGNSWIEITSPWNTTGLDPGCYLIRATMEDDIGQTGEDQIGVEILPCCDADFVLYLEAGWNLVSVPKPILPFGVNATTLFDLVPGETASYYDASTASWINDGDIIVAPCQGYWVYKVAPEAICIYYDRSVLIPPVQELYQGWNMIGHIDDTVWSVEDFVVATGLSNVCCEDKATMIATLEEQGMSPTDVRLVYNYPAAPGISEFDSMTPGYGYWAFLTEEHLMPGTTA comes from the coding sequence GTGAAGACAATGAAGGCAAGAATGACAGGGGCGGGCTTTGCAGCCCTCCTCTTAATATTTAGTCTCTTCGCAACCATTAGCGTGAGTACAGTCACAGCAGCAGGTCCTGAGGTCTATGTTAACCCAGCGTTAACTGAAGATCTCTGCCCGGGTGATACATTCACGGTCACGGTCGAGGTGGACTCCGACACATTCAACCTCAGAGCCGTTCAACTGGATCTGGTGTATGATACAACCAAATTCCAGGTAAACGGTGCTACTGTCGAGGATGATCTCTTTGGAGCAGGTAACTATCTGGATCTAAGCGATCTCACAGACGACGGAGAGCTGAACCTCGCTATAGCCAGTACGAATCCACCCTACGGACCAGAATCTGGAACCCTTGTAACCGTAGAGTTTGAGGTGAAGGCCGGCGTTCCAGACAACACATACGCACTCGATCTGCAGAATGTCGTGCTCAAGGATGAGAACAACGATGACATTCCAGGTGTTACCGTAACCGACGGTGCGGCTGAGGTAGATTGTGGTGCACCACCAGCAGGTCCTGAGGTCTATGTTAACCCAGCGTTAACTGAAGATCTCTGCCCGGGTGATACATTCACGGTCACGGTCGAGGTGGACTCCGACACATTCAACCTCAGAGCCGTTCAACTGGATCTGGTGTATGATACAACCAAATTCCAGGTAAACGGTGCTACTGTCGAGGATGATCTCTTTGGAGCAGGTAACTATCTGGATCTAAGCGATCTCACAGACGACGGAGAGCTGAACCTCGCTATAGCCAGTACGAATCCACCCTACGGACCAGAATCTGGAACCCTTGTAACCGTAGAGTTTGAGGTGAAGGCCGGCGTTCCAGACAACACATACGCACTCGATCTGCAGAATGTCGTGCTCAAGGATGAGAACAACGATGACATTCCAGGTGTTACCGTAACCGACGGTGCGGCTGAGGTAGATTGTGGTGCACCACCAGCAGGTCCTGAGGTCTATGTTAACCCAGCGTTAACTGAAGATCTCTGCCCGGGTGATACATTCACGGTCACGGTCGAGGTGGACTCCGACACATTCAACCTCAGAGCCGTTCAACTGGATCTGGTGTATAATCCGGCTGTGCTACAGGTCAACACAATCACGGAGAATGGACTCTTCGCAACATACCTCACAGAGCCAGGCAGTGGTGACGACGGTGCTGGAACGATCCACTATGGAATGTCCAGTACTGAAGGTACTTATACACCATCAGCTGGAACCTTCATAACTGTGGAGTTTGAGGTTTTGCCTGGGGCACCTGATGCGACGTATGCACTCGATCTGCAGAATGTCGTGCTCAAGGATGAAAACAACGATGACATTCCAGGTGTTACCGTAACCGATGGTGCGGCTGAGGTGTATTGCGTGGATAACCCACCAATCCCGGACATAACCGAGCCAGCAGACGGTGCAGAACTGTGCCCAGATGATCAGGTCACGATCAGCGTTGTCGATCTCAGTGGTGAAGGTGATATTGTATCCACGGTCATCGAGTACTACTATGATGCGGACTGCAACGGTGTAGCAGATGATGGAAATAGCTGGATAGAGATCACCAGTCCATGGAATACAACCGGATTGGATCCTGGTTGCTACCTGATACGGGCGACGATGGAAGACGATATAGGTCAGACCGGAGAAGACCAGATCGGTGTGGAGATTCTACCGTGCTGTGATGCGGACTTTGTGCTCTACCTTGAAGCAGGGTGGAACCTGGTTTCAGTGCCAAAGCCGATCCTGCCATTTGGTGTCAATGCAACAACACTCTTTGATCTGGTACCTGGTGAGACCGCGTCTTACTATGATGCGTCAACCGCTTCATGGATCAACGATGGTGATATAATCGTTGCACCATGTCAGGGATACTGGGTCTACAAGGTTGCACCTGAGGCGATCTGTATCTACTACGACAGGTCGGTCCTGATCCCACCGGTACAGGAGCTGTATCAAGGCTGGAACATGATCGGGCATATCGATGACACCGTCTGGAGCGTTGAGGACTTTGTCGTTGCCACAGGACTCAGCAATGTGTGCTGTGAAGATAAGGCAACGATGATCGCAACGCTCGAAGAACAGGGAATGTCGCCTACAGATGTAAGACTCGTGTACAACTACCCAGCAGCCCCAGGAATCTCTGAGTTCGACAGTATGACACCGGGCTATGGATACTGGGCGTTCCTGACTGAAGAGCACCTGATGCCTGGAACAACTGCATGA
- a CDS encoding secreted protein containing Peptidase C1A, papain produces the protein MTLKIALTILVLFLLTFSCVATAYEDANLDEVGKILDDAGMSFYDLYPIQQEIRDRNLNWTAGVTSVSNLSVEEKRALCGLEVNSGTLLSTAQTLKAPVELRVNSTSTSYGTFDWRDVNGGDWMTTVKNQASCGSCWAFADLGVIEARVNIELNDPDFDLDLSEQHLVSACCPAGNCGGGDPLGAFFYIQENGVPVEDCFPYLADNSDCTPCTDWEDGAWTIGDIYQVVPGTTEAYKWGLENYGPMVVALDAPDDMFYYTGGIYEPLDGWSGTPNHAVVLVGYNDTGEYWIIKNSWGEGWGEGGYGRVHYGDLEQYSDYGFPLVIDNVSGPTPVHNLNTSEDFYTIQAAIDDHDTLNGHIIEVEDGVYHENIKVNKGVTIRSTSGAGGCIIVARNPDEHVFNVTADSVNISGFTVEGAVSETGIILESVNHCSIFDNIISDNKYGIYLNHSSRSRLHNNSISNNSYNFGVSGESLSDYIHDLDSTNTVNGKPIYLIINQSGLVIDPSWNAGFLGVVNSDDITVEGITIGENVKGVLFTYTNNSTITNVTSLDNDYGIYLYESSNNVITECNLTSNKNGIYINSSCDNRVHHNKFIDNIIQGCDDMNTNIWDDGYPSGGNYWNDYFCVDDNGDGIGDVPYQIAGGAGAVDRYPLCFFTFSCKGDFDSDGDIDFDDFVEFAGVYGSTTGDPEYNALGDFDDDGDIDFDDFVQFAGGYGT, from the coding sequence GTGACTTTGAAGATCGCATTAACGATTTTAGTTCTGTTCCTATTAACGTTCTCTTGCGTTGCAACTGCATATGAGGATGCAAATCTCGATGAGGTTGGAAAAATTCTTGATGATGCCGGGATGAGCTTCTATGACCTCTATCCCATACAGCAGGAAATAAGAGATAGGAATTTGAACTGGACTGCCGGGGTGACATCAGTATCCAATCTTTCAGTTGAGGAGAAAAGGGCGTTATGTGGTCTTGAAGTTAACTCTGGTACATTACTATCTACTGCCCAGACCCTCAAGGCGCCTGTGGAATTGAGGGTAAACTCCACATCCACATCTTACGGAACGTTCGACTGGCGAGATGTGAACGGAGGAGACTGGATGACCACTGTGAAAAATCAGGCTTCGTGTGGGAGTTGCTGGGCGTTTGCAGATCTTGGGGTGATCGAGGCTCGGGTAAACATCGAACTCAACGATCCTGACTTTGACCTGGATCTATCAGAGCAGCACCTTGTATCTGCCTGCTGTCCTGCTGGGAACTGTGGTGGTGGCGATCCACTCGGTGCTTTCTTTTATATCCAGGAGAATGGTGTGCCAGTGGAGGACTGCTTTCCATACCTTGCCGATAATAGCGACTGTACCCCATGCACAGATTGGGAGGATGGTGCATGGACGATTGGAGACATCTATCAGGTTGTGCCGGGCACAACAGAAGCTTACAAATGGGGGCTTGAAAATTATGGTCCCATGGTCGTTGCACTTGATGCCCCTGACGACATGTTCTATTACACAGGTGGTATTTATGAACCACTTGATGGATGGAGTGGTACCCCAAACCATGCGGTTGTGCTTGTTGGATACAATGATACCGGTGAATACTGGATCATAAAGAACTCATGGGGAGAGGGTTGGGGCGAAGGTGGATATGGGAGGGTTCATTATGGTGATCTTGAACAGTATAGCGATTATGGATTTCCACTCGTGATTGATAACGTATCAGGACCAACGCCTGTTCACAACCTTAACACATCAGAGGATTTTTACACAATCCAGGCTGCAATAGATGATCATGATACGTTAAATGGGCATATCATTGAGGTTGAAGATGGGGTGTATCATGAGAACATTAAGGTAAACAAGGGTGTAACAATCCGATCGACAAGCGGGGCCGGAGGTTGTATCATTGTTGCAAGAAATCCAGATGAGCATGTCTTTAATGTAACTGCTGATTCTGTAAATATAAGCGGGTTTACGGTGGAGGGGGCAGTATCAGAAACCGGGATAATTCTTGAGAGTGTAAATCATTGCAGCATCTTCGATAATATCATATCCGATAATAAGTATGGCATTTACCTCAACCATTCTTCAAGAAGCAGACTGCATAACAATTCAATATCGAATAACAGCTATAACTTTGGTGTAAGCGGTGAAAGCCTCTCAGACTACATCCATGATCTTGATAGTACAAATACCGTAAATGGTAAGCCTATTTATCTGATTATAAATCAGAGTGGTCTGGTCATAGACCCCTCGTGGAACGCTGGTTTTCTGGGTGTTGTGAACTCGGATGATATAACCGTCGAAGGCATAACCATAGGCGAGAATGTAAAGGGTGTACTCTTTACCTACACGAACAACTCAACGATAACGAATGTGACCAGTCTGGATAATGATTATGGCATATATCTCTATGAATCATCGAATAATGTGATTACAGAATGTAATCTAACTTCAAACAAAAACGGAATTTATATAAACTCGTCATGTGATAATCGAGTGCACCACAATAAATTCATTGATAACATAATTCAGGGATGTGATGATATGAATACCAACATCTGGGATGATGGCTATCCATCGGGTGGTAATTACTGGAACGATTATTTCTGTGTGGATGATAACGGTGATGGAATCGGGGATGTACCCTATCAAATAGCAGGTGGTGCAGGGGCAGTAGATCGGTATCCCCTGTGTTTTTTTACTTTCTCATGTAAAGGTGACTTCGATAGTGATGGTGACATCGACTTCGATGATTTTGTGGAGTTTGCAGGAGTATATGGTTCTACCACCGGTGATCCCGAGTACAACGCTCTCGGCGACTTTGATGACGATGGTGACATCGACTTCGATGACTTCGTTCAGTTTGCTGGAGGGTATGGTACCTAA
- a CDS encoding repeat domain protein, with the protein MIAAMMVTTIFTVALTPTMAQPSDGDTGPGPLLGSSDVCKDSIRLYGTFGEGAGNQSAVDPETGLQPENKPYTDPEAPFFPQHPQAPVKDFMTFDPAIMDHNQGYDELDFYLCESGLQVQRPQEKVFKRMWYEKEWFKDRDRDGDWDVVIQTPTGLEVRTLDEWNAKPEWEKVRDRESIVEWNNPEDPAAPAGHDVWDADAYGPAIVQEFTYMTVDDWRMPIMVENGSKLLIPMAHDPASPYRGLNSFDADLDGERDVVAVESEATLGMDIDQDGIIESMNPDGIPLNGNETVVFTLRKYMNAGDTLQFFDHKVTLKEVFSAADNAIFDVCDNEGGGSTNCEVDVPIAEGNYVLFYRGAMRNEGTTFYVKLIQADSGDEKAIVEVGRMFGQTHANIGANLYWNQKAFIVDEVLYSVAAIMTGPIGEENGDCFKYITIREKLPKLPIKIYGKHLEVWDIGEMLPEMAPFCEPHEVLVDVLPYQFIPQDQQDKIGEKEPRPPLNITYDEEDIEERFTGSLLEILDEPYKLGPNRMVDSLELDDEQWMVEWFHTYPEQYTNFIIPPQERVLVTLSWRACEAETTIWDSDPYEPIDTKSGDRLKFWYEDCTGHLYVNESDSSIRLYGTFGEGAGDQSIPCENKPYTDPEAPFFPQHPQAPVKDFMTFNPAIMDHNQGYDELDYYLCEDGLQVQRPQEKVFKRMWYEKEWFKDRDRDGDWDVVIQTPTGLEVRTLDEWNAKPEWEKVRDRESIVEWNNPEDPAAPEGHNVWNADTYGPAVVQEFTYMTVDDWRMPIMVDAGSKLLIPMAHDPASPYRGLNSFDADGDGARDAVRVESENTLGMDIDQDGVNESMNPDGIALNGDETVVFTLRKYMNEGDTLQFFDHKVTLKEVFSYPDVAILDVCDNEGGSSTNCEQDVTIAEGNYVLFYRGAMRNEGTTFYVKLIQADANDNKAIVEVGRMFGQTHANIGANLYWNQKAFIVDGVLYSVAAIMTGPIGTYDGDCFKYITIREKLPKFPIKIYGKHLDVLEPYELIPEPAPFSEDHEVLVDVLPYQFIPQDQQDKIGDKIARPPLEIWYTEESIEPRFTGSLLEILDEPECLGPNFIHNDYCSSLLSEQWMVEWFHTYPEQYTAFVLPEGELYLMTLAWFAPEAETTIWDSDPYEPIVTKSGDRAKFWYDPADPTDIYVTKTTQTPPPPPPTCKGDFNDDGVINFDDFVEFAGAYGSSSGDPNYNALGDFNDDGVINFDDFVEFAGVYGTSCP; encoded by the coding sequence GTGATTGCAGCGATGATGGTTACAACCATCTTTACAGTGGCGCTGACACCGACGATGGCGCAGCCATCAGACGGCGACACAGGTCCAGGTCCGCTACTTGGTAGCAGTGATGTCTGCAAGGACTCGATCAGGCTCTACGGAACCTTTGGCGAGGGCGCTGGAAATCAGAGTGCTGTAGATCCAGAGACCGGCTTACAACCAGAGAACAAGCCGTACACGGATCCAGAGGCACCGTTCTTCCCACAGCATCCACAGGCACCGGTGAAGGACTTCATGACCTTTGACCCCGCGATCATGGACCACAACCAGGGCTATGATGAGCTTGACTTCTACCTCTGTGAGAGTGGACTGCAGGTTCAGCGCCCACAGGAGAAGGTATTCAAGCGGATGTGGTATGAGAAGGAGTGGTTCAAGGACCGCGACCGGGACGGCGACTGGGATGTTGTAATCCAGACACCAACCGGACTTGAGGTAAGGACACTTGATGAGTGGAACGCAAAGCCTGAATGGGAGAAGGTACGTGACCGAGAGAGCATCGTCGAGTGGAACAACCCAGAAGATCCAGCCGCACCTGCTGGTCATGATGTCTGGGATGCAGACGCCTATGGTCCGGCGATCGTGCAGGAGTTCACCTACATGACGGTGGATGACTGGAGAATGCCGATCATGGTAGAGAACGGAAGCAAGCTTCTTATACCGATGGCACACGACCCAGCAAGTCCGTACAGAGGCTTGAACAGCTTCGATGCAGACCTTGATGGAGAGCGTGATGTTGTTGCGGTTGAGAGCGAGGCAACACTCGGCATGGATATCGACCAGGATGGTATCATCGAGTCCATGAACCCCGATGGTATCCCACTCAACGGCAATGAGACGGTTGTCTTCACACTCAGGAAGTACATGAACGCAGGAGACACACTCCAGTTCTTCGACCACAAGGTTACACTCAAGGAGGTCTTCAGCGCTGCTGATAATGCGATCTTTGATGTCTGTGACAACGAGGGTGGCGGCAGTACAAACTGTGAAGTGGACGTTCCGATAGCAGAGGGTAACTACGTGCTCTTCTACCGCGGTGCGATGAGAAATGAAGGAACGACCTTCTACGTGAAGCTGATACAGGCTGATTCAGGTGATGAGAAAGCGATCGTTGAGGTCGGACGAATGTTTGGTCAGACCCATGCAAACATAGGGGCTAACCTCTACTGGAACCAGAAAGCATTCATCGTGGATGAGGTACTCTACAGCGTGGCTGCGATCATGACAGGACCTATAGGTGAAGAGAACGGCGACTGCTTCAAGTACATCACGATCCGCGAGAAGCTTCCAAAGCTCCCGATCAAGATCTATGGCAAGCATCTTGAGGTATGGGACATTGGTGAGATGCTTCCAGAGATGGCACCGTTCTGTGAGCCACACGAGGTGCTCGTTGATGTGCTGCCATACCAGTTCATACCACAGGATCAGCAGGATAAGATCGGTGAGAAAGAGCCAAGACCACCACTTAACATCACGTACGACGAAGAGGATATCGAAGAGCGGTTCACAGGATCACTGCTTGAGATACTGGATGAGCCATATAAGCTTGGTCCGAACCGCATGGTTGACTCACTTGAACTCGATGATGAACAGTGGATGGTTGAGTGGTTCCACACATACCCAGAGCAGTACACAAACTTCATCATACCACCACAGGAGAGGGTACTTGTAACACTCTCATGGAGGGCATGTGAGGCAGAGACAACGATCTGGGATAGTGATCCATATGAGCCAATCGATACCAAGTCAGGCGACCGTTTGAAGTTCTGGTACGAGGACTGCACAGGACACCTCTACGTCAATGAGAGCGACTCCTCGATCAGGCTCTACGGAACCTTCGGCGAGGGCGCCGGAGATCAATCCATACCCTGTGAGAACAAGCCGTACACGGATCCTGAGGCACCGTTCTTCCCGCAGCACCCACAGGCACCGGTGAAGGACTTCATGACCTTCAACCCCGCGATCATGGACCACAACCAGGGCTATGATGAGCTTGACTACTACCTCTGTGAGGACGGACTGCAGGTTCAGCGCCCACAGGAGAAGGTATTCAAGCGGATGTGGTATGAGAAGGAGTGGTTCAAGGACCGCGACCGGGACGGCGACTGGGATGTTGTAATCCAGACACCAACCGGACTTGAGGTAAGGACACTTGATGAGTGGAACGCAAAGCCTGAATGGGAGAAGGTACGTGACCGAGAGAGCATCGTCGAGTGGAACAACCCAGAAGATCCAGCCGCACCTGAGGGTCACAATGTCTGGAATGCAGACACATATGGTCCGGCGGTTGTGCAGGAGTTCACCTACATGACGGTGGATGACTGGAGAATGCCGATCATGGTTGATGCCGGAAGCAAGCTTCTTATACCGATGGCACACGACCCAGCAAGTCCGTACAGAGGCTTAAACAGCTTCGATGCAGATGGCGATGGCGCCCGTGATGCAGTGAGGGTTGAGAGTGAGAACACGCTCGGCATGGATATCGATCAGGATGGCGTGAATGAGTCCATGAACCCCGATGGTATTGCACTTAACGGCGATGAGACGGTTGTCTTCACACTCAGGAAGTACATGAACGAGGGAGACACACTCCAGTTCTTCGACCACAAGGTTACACTCAAGGAGGTCTTCAGCTATCCAGATGTTGCGATCCTTGATGTCTGTGACAACGAGGGTGGCAGCAGTACAAACTGTGAACAGGACGTTACGATAGCAGAGGGTAACTACGTGCTCTTCTACCGCGGTGCGATGAGAAATGAAGGAACGACCTTCTACGTGAAGCTGATACAGGCTGATGCAAATGATAATAAGGCGATCGTTGAGGTCGGACGAATGTTTGGTCAGACCCATGCAAACATAGGGGCTAACCTCTACTGGAACCAGAAAGCATTCATCGTGGATGGTGTCCTCTACAGCGTGGCTGCGATCATGACAGGACCTATCGGTACTTACGATGGTGACTGCTTCAAGTACATCACGATCCGCGAGAAGCTTCCAAAGTTCCCGATCAAGATCTACGGCAAGCATCTCGATGTACTGGAGCCCTATGAGCTAATTCCAGAGCCAGCACCGTTCAGCGAGGATCACGAGGTGCTCGTTGATGTGCTGCCATACCAGTTCATACCACAGGATCAGCAGGATAAGATCGGCGATAAGATCGCACGACCACCACTCGAGATCTGGTACACCGAAGAGTCGATTGAGCCACGGTTCACAGGATCACTGCTTGAGATACTGGATGAGCCTGAGTGTCTCGGTCCGAACTTCATCCATAACGACTACTGCTCGAGTCTTCTCAGCGAACAGTGGATGGTTGAGTGGTTCCACACATACCCAGAGCAGTACACAGCATTCGTGCTACCAGAGGGCGAACTCTACCTGATGACGCTTGCATGGTTTGCACCAGAGGCAGAGACAACGATCTGGGATAGTGATCCATATGAGCCAATCGTTACCAAGTCAGGCGACCGCGCGAAGTTCTGGTATGACCCAGCAGATCCGACGGATATCTATGTGACGAAGACAACTCAGACACCGCCACCGCCACCACCGACATGCAAAGGCGACTTCAACGACGATGGCGTCATCAACTTCGATGACTTCGTGGAGTTTGCAGGAGCATACGGTTCTTCCAGTGGTGATCCCAACTACAACGCTCTCGGCGACTTCAACGACGATGGCGTCATCAACTTCGATGACTTCGTGGAGTTTGCAGGCGTCTATGGCACATCCTGTCCGTGA